In Candidatus Limnocylindrales bacterium, the following are encoded in one genomic region:
- a CDS encoding metal-dependent hydrolase: MDFEFGFLVPISLMSSPVGHSLAGLSLYFLWNPYKRWGQVWEQKWEILTAVTLANLPDIDMLAGIWVYGDRHAIHRTFTHSPFFALLLAVTLSFFSPIEQRLQKIFRYFILIFSHGFMDFFCGDELGHRSGQGIAIFYPWITKKYTSPMALLPSVDFKLGIWSIINWETIAFETILFGIILFLVIHWGGKKFQS; this comes from the coding sequence TTGGATTTTGAATTCGGATTTCTGGTTCCTATTTCATTGATGTCATCACCGGTAGGTCATTCTCTGGCAGGCCTGAGTCTCTACTTTTTGTGGAATCCTTATAAACGGTGGGGGCAGGTATGGGAACAAAAATGGGAGATCCTGACGGCCGTGACGCTGGCCAATTTACCGGATATAGATATGCTGGCAGGGATTTGGGTCTATGGGGACCGGCATGCCATCCATAGGACTTTTACCCATAGTCCCTTTTTTGCCCTCCTGCTGGCCGTGACCCTGAGCTTTTTTTCTCCCATCGAACAGAGATTACAAAAAATTTTCCGGTATTTTATCCTCATCTTCTCCCATGGCTTTATGGACTTTTTTTGCGGAGATGAATTGGGGCACCGGAGCGGACAGGGGATCGCTATATTTTATCCCTGGATCACTAAAAAATATACCTCCCCTATGGCCTTACTTCCTTCTGTAGATTTTAAATTGGGAATATGGTCTATAATCAATTGGGAAACCATCGCCTTTGAAACCATCTTATTTGGTATTATCCTTTTTCTGGTCATACACTGGGGCGGTAAAAAATTTCAA